The Nitrospira sp. sequence GCCGCGAACTTTGCTGAATATGGAGCAAGTTCTGCGCAGTCCTACGAAGAGATAAAAAACTCTTCTCATTTGGATTGTAGCCGCACGATTCTTCTAGTTGGTTATCTGCTTGATGCGCTTGAGTCCCAACGTCTTCAACCTATTGGATTTGATGGTGGCTATATAGGAAATCATGCGCAATTACTCTTCAATGATGAGCGCGATACTATTTTGCTCGATCCAACGGCTGGAATAATCGCCAAAACGAGTTTTAACGACTTACTCCGTGGAGTTCCCCTTGATGAGAAAAGCATCAGGGCCTTTTCCATGAAGGACAAGAGTATTAATTCGTTTAGAGAAAATGTCTACACGGCGATAAGTCACGGGAAATATTTGCCTTCAGACCTTATGTATATGCACGAATCTCTTGCCGAGCAAAAAATGGGTGGTTCGGATTTTTATTTCACTCCCGGCGGCATTACAGTCCGATCAAAATTTAAAAATCAGAATTAGAGTACGAATCTGAACTTGACAGAACTCTCTGATTTGTTAGAGCGGAAAGCGTAGGCCCTCGCGACCTACAACAATCCGAAGGGAATGCCGGTGCCGAACGCCTCATGCGCACTCAGCACTCAGAGGAGTCATGAGATGGATCTGAAGGGAAAAAAGGTTTTGGTCATCGGTGGAGCAGGACTCATCGGATCACATGCCGTTGATGAGCTGGTCAATGAAGATGTCGCTGAGATCAGAATTTACGATAACTTTGTTCGAGGCAAGCAAGAGAATCTGTATGAGGCACTGAAGGACCCCCGTGTGAAGATCTACGACGCCGGTGGAGATATCTGCCAAACTGACATTCTAGATTCGGCGATGAACGGCATGGACGGCGTCTTCCACTTCGCGGCCTTGTGGTTGCTTCAATGCCATGAATATCCTCGATCGGCGTTTGAGGTAAATGTGCGAGGCACTTTCAATGTTCTTGAGGCCTGTGTCGCAAACAAGGTTCAGCGACTCGTCTATTCGTCCTCCGCGTCTGTGTATGGCGATGCCGTCGAAGAACCGATGACAGAAGATCATCCGTTCAACAACCAGAACTTCTATGGCGCAACCAAGATCTGTGGAGAGGCCATGGCGCGTGCTTTTTACCACCGATATGCGCTGAACGTCGTGGGTCTTCGGTATATGAACGTGTATGGCCCGAGGCAAGATTATCGCGGAGCGTATATTGCGGTGATCATGAAGATGCTCGACGCCATTGATCGTGGAGAGGGCCCGACCATTTTAGGCAACGGCAGTGAGGCCTTCGATTTTGTTGCAGTTGCCGACTGCGGACGTGCCAATATCTGCGCGATGAAAGCTGATACGACTGATCGGTTCTACAATGTAGGTACCGGCAAACGGACTTCGCTAAAAGAGTTGGCTGAGATGGTGATCAGACTTACTGACTGCAATCAGCCAATCAGGTATGCACCGCGGAGCCAGGCGACGCTGGTTCGCAACCGAATCGGCAGTCCAAAGCGGGCCAAAGAGGAACTCGGCTTTGAGGCGAAAATCGAGCTGCAAGAAGGCCTTGCCAAATTGATTGCCTGGCGTGCAGCGCATCAAGAAGAAGTCGCTGCTCGGCGGGAGGCGGCTGCAAGCTAGCGGATATCCGTGATCTGCGCCTCTAGTTTCACCAACGTCTTGGCGGTTTACCTCACTTAGCACCTGCCATTCTCTCATCACGACGGTCCGTTGCATTCATTACCGACATGTGTGGGATCACAGGGATCTTCAATTTGAACGGGGACGCGGTCTCACCAGTCGCACTGCGCAAGATGACTGATGTCATTGCGCACCGTGGGCCGGACGGAGAAGGGTTTTTTGTCGACCGCTTCATCGGTTTAGGACACCGGCGTTTGGCTATTATCGATCTGACATCGGCTGGCCAGCAACCAATGGCTACACTGGATGACCGATACATCCTCACTTATAACGGCGAAATCTATAACTTCCGGGAGCTTCGTGCCGAGTTGGAGCAGTGCGGTCATCGGTTTCGCTCTCGGACGGACACAGAAGTTCTCCTCCATGCGTATGCTGAATGGGGAGAAAAGGCGCTTGATCGTTTAAACGGGATGTTCGCATTCGCCGTTTGGGACCGTCAGCGACAGGAGCTTTTTCTCGCGCGCGACCGCTACGGCATCAAACCGCTGTACTATACGCTTCAAGACAATGCCTTTCTCTTCGGGTCGGAAGCAAAAGCGATTCTTGCCCATCCATCGTACCGGTGCGAAATGGACAAGGAAGCTCTGCTCGAGTATTTCACCTTCCAAAATTTTTTCACCGACCGGACCCTGTTTGCAAATATACGGTTACTGCCGGCCGGCTGCACGCTCCGACTTTCAATCGGGATGCGACGACTCGGCCCTGTGAGTCGATATTGGGACTATGAATTTGTCGAGCCGGAACGCGCGGGAGATGAGCGGGAGTATCTGGAAGAACTTGACCGATTGTTTTGCCAGGCAGTCCGTCGCCAACTGGTCAGCGACGTGGACGTCGGCGCCTATTTGAGTGGAGGGATGGATTCGGGTTCGATTACCGCCATAGCCGCAAAGCAGCTTCCGTATTTGAAAACCTTCACGTGCGGCTTTGATCTCCATTCGGCTTCCGGCCTTGAGTTGAGTTTTGATGAGAGGGAAAAGGCCGAATTTATGTCCTATCTCTTTAAGACCGAGCACTATGAAATGGTGCTGAAGGCCGGCGACATGGAACGTATCCTCCCCAAGCTTACCCAGCATCTTGAAGAGCCGCGTGTCGGTCAAAGTTATCCTAACTTCTACATGGCCCAATTAGCCGGCAAGTTTGTGAAGGTCGTGTTGTCCGGTGGAGGAGGCGACGAGTTATTCGGTGGGTATCCATGGCGTTATTATCGAGCCGTCATCAATAATGACTTTGAAGATTATGTCGATAAGTATTACTTATACTGGCAACGCTTAATTCCTAATAAGGACATCAAGGAGGTATTTACTCCCATCCACCGCGATGTCCAACATGTATGGACCCGCGACATCTTCCGCGATGTCTTCACAAAACATGCTCCTACACTGACCCGCCCTGAAGATTACATCAACCATTCGCTGTATTTTGAAGCGAAGACCTTCCTGCACGGCCTTCTCGTCTTAGATGATAAGTTGAGCATGGCCCACGGACTCGAAACGCGCGTTCCATTTTTAGATAATGATCTGGTCGAATTTGCGATGAACCTGCCCGTTCATTTGAAACTGGGCAACTTGTCGCACGTTATTCGTCAGGATGAGAATGACGTTGGCGACAAATCTGCGAGGTACTTTAGTAAGACCAAGGACGGTAAACTGCTGTTGAGGAAGGCGATGGAGCGGTATATCCCTTTGGAAGTCACCGACGGAGCCAAACAAGGATTCTCCGCGCCAGATGCCTCCTGGTTTAAGGGAGAAAGTATCGAATACGTCCGGCGAAAAGTGTTGAGCGAACGCGCAAGAATCTATGAATTTCTTGATCGAAAGGCGGTGGAGCGTTTGGTGACAGAGCATCTGGAAGGGAGGCAGAACCGGCGATTGCTGATCTGGTCCTTGCTGAATGTCGAGAATTGGTGTGAGCAGTTTCTTTAAGGCGCTGTGCCTACACTGTGAACGACCCACTGCTATTGGCCGGGAGACCCAGGGATGATCCCGGCAAGGAGACATCTCTTGTGCGAATAAGTCAAGCCGGAAAGATTTTTGCCTGTTCGAGATGCAAATTCGACCTGTTCATTGGCGATCAAGATCAACGAATCGCTTGCCCGTCGTGTCTGGCAGAATTTGTCAAGGATACGCTCGTCTGGAACTTCATTCCTCAGGAGAACGAGATTTCTTTGCCAATCTGGAGAGCATGGCAGGCCGTTCAAGATAACGGGGTCGCTAGTTATCAGGCGGACCCCGACCACAATTTGTCAGTGGGGAAACGGGAAGATTGCAAGCGGTTCGCCGACTTTTGCAACTATCACGGGATGGTCCTTGATGTCGGGTGCGGGCCTCAGCCTTGGCCGGCATACTTTGACGCAGACGAGAAAGTGTTTTTCATAGGGGTCGATCCGCTCGCAGGAACACAACCGAGTGGATATCTGACTATGAAAGCCTTGGCTGAATATCTTCCATTCCGCGACCGGGTATTCGATCACGTCCTGTTCAGCACGACTCTGGATCATTTCGTCGACCCGGTGGAATCGCTGAGAGAGGCTGTGCGCGTATGCAAGCCCTCGGGTGAAATCGACGTGTGGTTAGGTGAAAAAAAGCCGGGAGCGCCTACCCCGGTGAGTTCGCCTGAGTGGTATACACGTCTAAAGAAGCCAGAACTAGCTGAAGATGTGTTCCACATTAAACGACTCAACTCCGATGAATTCCGCGCGATTGCGAAGAAGGTAGGTGTGCATATTGTGCAAGCCGAAGCCCATCCGATCGATGCATATCGCACAAGTTATTTCTATAGACTAAAGACCAGCGCTGATTGAATGGATATCGTCTTGGCGGGGGCAACCGGCTTCATCGGCAGCCATGTTCGGAAGTTGTTGTCTGCGCGACATCGGGTGATCGCTCTTACACGGGAAGAATTCCCTGTAGCGGAACGAGGGGTTGAGTGGCTTTGTGCGGACCTTTCGGAAACGTGCCAGAGTGTTCAGTTGCCACCGAGAGCAGATGCCATCGTGTATCTGGCTCAATCTCGGCACTACCGTAAGTTTCCGGACGAAGCATGGCCGATCTTTAACCTGAATATCAGAGCGCTTATGGTGATGCTGGAATACGCGAGACACTGCGGGGCGAAGCGGTTTTTTTATGCCTCGAGTGCCAATGTGTACAAGCGAAGCCATCGACGCATTACAGAAGCGTCGGATCTTCAACCGACGACCTTTTATGCTCGGTCGAAGCTCATCGCCGAGATGATCATCGAATCCTACGCGCAATATTTCCACTGCGATGTATTTCGGCTCTTCACGGTGTACGGGCTCGGTCAACAACACATGTTAATTCCTTCCCTGGTCGATCGTGTGCGTCAATCGCAACCGATTGAGATCCGTGGGAGACGAGGGCTTCGGCTAACCCCCATATACGTGACCGACGTGAGTGCAGCCATCCAGGCTGCGCTGGAGAGAGAAAGTCCGCCGAGTGGTTTTGAGGTGTTCAATGTGGGCGGAGACGAGGCCCTCAGCATCTACGATTTGGGGCAAGTTATCGGAAAAGCCCTCAAGATACGTCCCAAGTTCAATTTTGTCGGCGGTGCACGGGAATCCGGATGGATGGCTGACAGTTCAAAGCTGACGCGAACATTCGGGCTGCGGGGGTTTGTTGGATTTCAGGATGGAATCACCCGAGTTTTGCATGGCTAGCGCGTCCGTCACAGGAGCACTGGAGCCTTTTACGTGGAAAATGTACGAGGTATATCTTCATGCGGCGATCAAGTCTGGATATCGGTTTTTAGGATTTGATGCTTTGGCAGACGAGTCGGTGTTGCCGGACGCTCCATTCATTCTACTGAGGCACGACATCGACTACGATCCCGATTGGACCCTCGCGATCAGTAAGATAGAGGCTGAGAACCACGTTCGCGCGACGTATTTCTTCCAGGCCGACTCTCCATTCTACAATTTAGACAGTGCCGGAACGATTTTGGTCATTGAAGAGCTTTTGCGGCAAGGTCACTGGCTGGGAGTGCACTTTGATGCTAATCGGTTGAACGATGATACAGAAATCACCGAAGAAGTGGAGAGAGCTGCGGTACGCTTTGAAGTTAGGTTTGGTGTCCGACTCGATGCCGCCTCATTTCACATGCCGACCTATCGACCCGTGAAGCATTTGCGTCTCAAGAATAAACGCGTTAACACCTACTCGTCGCTTTTTTTTGATCGCATCACATACTTTTCCGACTCAAACCAAGATTGGCGTGGGAAAGACATTCTTAGGACACTGCAGGAAAAACTATACGCCAGAATCCAATTTCTGGTTCACCCGATCTGGTGGCGGGAAACCTATTCGCCGTTCCATGTCAAACTCGCCGAATTGGCAATGAAATTACACATTCCGGTCGACGCCATTCTCACGCGCGAACAGCGCGACTTGCTCGCCAAAACACAAGCGAACTGATTCCACCGTCATGGCCCCCCGGGTCCTACCATTCGGAGATACGTTCGATATCCCAATGATATCGGCGGTACTCCGTTCTGAATGGATTGTGGCTTGCGTGAGTGCCGGGATTCGCCCGCAGCATCATGCCGAACTGAGACGACTCAAACGGGTAGGGTATCGACCTGCCGGGCATGGGGGTCTTGCGCGAAGAATTCCGTCATGAGTCGGATGGAGCCCAAGGTGGCTGATCCAATCGGTAGTCTGAAGGGAATGGCCCTTCGAAAAGTCAGAGATCGAATAATAGCAACGGAGACACACCTGTCGCAATGGTTAGACCAACGAAAAGACGGATTGCTCCGCAGACTGTGCGGCTGCCAGTGGTTCAAAACTCGCGTTGTGCTTCCCTCTATCGTGGGTTGGGGCATCGTCCGTTCACTTCCCAAAAGAGTGCTCCGATTTCCGTACCTGCGTTTCAAGAGGATGGAAGCAGAGTCATGCCTGGCCCAGTATTTGGCGCAAAGGCGAGGTGGCGTTCTCTCCGTGCTGTGCGAGTCCCGGTGGTTGAGAATGCACATAATCGTTCCGGTTGCCACCGTGGGAAAACTAATTACGTCCCCGTTCAAGAAGCGAAGCGTGGTGTTTCTCCATCAAAATTACTATCACTTTTACTATTTGGCAAAGGCCTTGCGAGCCAGAGGATGGGATGCCGTGTTGGTAAGTCTTGAGTCGGCGAACAGTCCGCACGCCAACTTTTATCACGGTGACGATATCAATCTGTTCTCAGACGATCATGTAGAGTTTCGACGGAGCATTCGAGAATTTTTCGCACACGCCAAGAAACGGTTTCGACTCCTGCATTTTTCCGGTGCAGGCCAGATGTCTTTTTTCCCCGAGAACTGGAAATGGGAAACCGACGATTCCTGGGACATCGTGGACTGGAAAACGTCAGGCCGTCGGGTGGCCTACACGACGACCGGGTGTAATGACGGAGTGGCTCAATCATCCGTGATGAAGTGGTCCAGTACAGGAGAAGCGGGCAATGTTTGCCAAAAGTGTCCCTGGCAACCCGACCCGGCCATATGTAACGACTCAAAAAACTTGGGATGGGGTCGTAAGATCGAGCGGAATTGTGACGCATTTTTTACCGAAGGGTACCCGGCGCTGGATTACCAGATGGGAGCCAAAACGGTCAGAGAGCCAACCACGATGTGTCTGGACTCCGCATTCTGGAGACCGGATTTGCCGGTGCCGAACGAGTTCAAAATCATTCGTCAACCTGGAGAACTGCTTGTCTATCATGGAGTCGGCAACTACGAGGCGCGTACTCAAAACGGACGAAATATTAAAGGAACTCCAGCGGTCATCGAGGCCATCGAGCGATTGAAGGCCGATGGAATTCCAGTCAGACTTGTTTTTGTGACAGGAATCAAGAGCACGGAAGTGAGGTTCATCCAGGTCCAGTGTGACGTGATTGTCGATCAGCTCAACTACGGCCGGTTTGGGTCGACGGCTCAGGAAGGTATGATGTTGGGGAAGCCAACGGTTTGCTATATCAATCCGAACGAGCCAAGCCAGGACGACGTGCTCGCGTATATGAGGGAGCTTCCCCTGATTTCGGCGACCGAACAGACCATCTATCAGGTTTTGAAAAAACTTCTTCTCATGGATCCCGAAGAGCGTTCGTCGATCAGTCGTGCAAGTCGACTCTATGCGCTCAAATGGCATAGCGCTGAAGCCTGTGCGGCCCGTTACGAACAGATCTACGATCAGTTGATGCGAGGTGAAAAGGTTCAATATCCGCAAAGTTGGTAGGTTGGGGTTCTTTCCTCCGTCCCGCGCAGAAAACAATCAAACCTCGATTTGTGGAGGAGGTAGAAAGTTCATCGCGATCCAGTGTTCCGCAATGAGTTCGATGCCTAACAAGGTAGTCGTCATCTATCGACCGAACTTCCTCGCTGAGCGTGGAAATTCCGTCTTCGACTATTCCGTGTTTCTGTCTTGGTTTGATCCCAATCTGAGTCAAATCCATCATGCTGTCGCTATTGGCTTAACCAAGGTGTGAACGATATGTCGACCTCTAAGATTTACAGGGTGTATTTAGCGCCTATTCGGATCGCGGACCTGCCGATCATGTTCAAATGGATCAACCATCGCGAAGAAGTGCTTCTCAATGCGCCGTACAAACCTGTAAGTGAGACACAGCACCAGACTTGGTTTGAGTCTATCCAACAGCGCAGTGATCTGGTTGTTTTTGGCATTCGCGTACGAAAGAACGATAAGTTGATTGGCTCATGCCAACTGCACGGAATTCATCCCATACATCGCACCGCTGAGCTACAAATTCGGGTTGGTGATGCGTCGGCGAGGAACAGCGGCAATGGGACTGAGGCGATACATTTGCTTCTCAATTTCGCATTCAAGGACTTGAACTTACACCGAGTTCATCTCCATGTGTTTGCGACGAATACGATGGCGATCCGTGCCTATGAGAAGGTCGGCTTTGTTCGTGAAGGCATGCTTCGAAAGGCTGCACACGTTGATGGTACCTATGTGGATATTGTCTTAATGGCACTCCTAAGAGAGGAGTATGGCAAGTAGCAAGATCGTTGCTATCCATCAGCCCAACTTCTTCCCATGGCTTGGGTATTTCAATAAACTTGCCAGAGCGGATGTGTTTATTGTGCTGGACAACGTGCAGTTCCCGAAGACCGGCGGAACCTGGATGAACCGGGTGAGGTTACTCATGAACGGGGAGCCGGATTGGATTTCGATGCCCGTTGTCCGGTCGTATCATGGGACACGTCTGATCCACGAGATGAAGATTAACAATAGTATTCCATGGCGCAAGAAGTTGCTGAAGACCATCAATTTGTCATACGGACGCGCTCCCTTTCATGATGAAGTGGTGCCTCTTCTCAGCACACTGATGGGAAATTCCACTGATGACCTTCGAGAGTTCAACCTGGACGCGTTGCGTGTTGTGGGAACGGCTATCGGCCTGGATCCTGGAAAGCTGATTCTTGGATCTACACTCGATGTCAAAGGAGAGGCTACGGATTTGCTGATTGCCATGGTACAAGCCGTCGGCGGCACCGCATATCTTTGCGGTGGTGGTGCAGGAGGGTATCAAGAAGATGAGAAATTCGCCGTCGCGGGCATACAGCTCATCTATCAAAGCTTCGCGCATCCGACCTATTCTCAGGTCGGCAGTGAGCAATTTTGTGCCGGTCTGTCGGTCATTGATGTTGCGATGAATTGTGGATTCAAGGGAGTTCGACGATTGATTGTTCCAACTCTTACCTAGAAGAAGGCTGGTTCTACGGGGCAAGGGGTGTCAGGTGTTTGTCGGTGGGTGCGAGGCCTGGGGGGAAGATTAGGTGGTGCCCATGAAGTATCGCCGATCCAAACTGCGCAGCAGTGCTGTCTGTGATGTTCCAAGCCATCGTTTACATGTGTCTTGTCAGCAAGGCAGGCAATGCTAAGTAAGGTCGAGCAAGATCTTCAAAGAGACAGCTTCCCCAATATCGAAAATGTCACCGACATCGTGATTGAATGTCATAACGTCTGCAAGCGTTTCCAGCTTGTTGATGCAGGAGATGCGTGGCGGATCATTTTGGGAATAGAGAAGATTCAAAAGCAATTCGAAGCTCTCAGCGACATATCTCTTCTGGTTCCAAAAGGCAAAATTGTGGGTGTCCTCGGCTACAACGGAGCCGGCAAGAGCACGTTACTGCGAATATTAGGAAGAGTATATAAGCCGACGTCGGGAGTGGTTTATGTCAATGGGGAAATCGCCGGACTGTTTGAACTCGGAGGATTGAGCAATCGTTTTCTGACCGGTCGAGAGTACGCGCTTCGAATGTTGGAGTATTTTGGAGCTGAAGGAGGAAGCGTTCAGGCACTTTTGGCTGACATACGGGAATTTTCAGAATTGAATGAGCACTTTGAACGACCCATCAGTACGTATTCATCTGGGATGGCGGCGAGGTTGTATTTCGCGACTGCTACGGCTCTCGAGAAGGAGATCTACCTCATAGACGAAGTATTGTCCGTCGGGGACGAGTATTTCCAAGCGAAATGCTGGAAACGGATCCGGGAACGCCTCACACGTGGGGCGTCCGGTGTCCTGGTAACACATGATTGGTCCGCCGTCATCAAGCTTTGCGAGAGGTCCTATGTTCTTGATCGCGGGAGAATTACGATTTCTGGACCTTCCGATGAGGTGATCGCGCAATACCTTAGGCTGGATGCACCTCCTCTGAATATCGCGCGATTCGGCCATATGGAAAGGTCGTTTCAAGCTGAGACTGGACAGGATCTTGAACTGACTATTCCCATTGAAGTGTTCGAATCCGCGAACATTGAATTTGCGTTTTCCATCGAATTTCTCAGACTGGGATTCGGTTGGGAGATTCTCATATTGTCTAATTACCATTCGGTGACTGATGCGCCTGGTCTCCGAACGATTGCGCTTCGAATTTCTCGATTCCCATTGACTCCCAATCGGTACAGTCTGAATTTGTTTCTTCGCAAATGGAATGATGATCGTACGGGAGTAGTGGTCTGCGATCGACGTACATGGACGAGTGGAAATGGTCTTGAACTGAATGTCAAGGGATCGAAAGAGGCTGCTCTAGTTCGAGTACCGTTGAAGCCGAGGATGGTCAGTAAATATGCCTCACATTGAGGTTCAAAATGTTGTGAAAGCATTCCCTCTTGGGATTGTGGATTCTCTGGTCACGTTTGGAAAGATTATTTGTGACATACCGTTGGAAGGAAGTGCACCGGCAGCAAAGACGGCAGTGAATGGGGTATCGCTCAGCATCGGATCAGGAGAGAGGGTTGGTATCATCGGTCAGAATGGCGCGGGTAAATCGACTCTCCTGCATTTGATCGCCGGGATCGCCAGTCCTACATCCGGCAGGGTCTTAGTGAAAGGACATGTCACGTCTGTGCTGACTCTAGGAGTCGGCATTCGAGAGGAACTCAGCGGGCGCGAAAATATCTATGTAGATGGAGAGCTGCAAGGTAAAGCCCGAAGCGAGACCGATCTCGTAATTGGAGACATTATCGAGTTCGCAGAGCTTGGGGAGTTTATCGATCGACCGGTGCGCACTTATTCGACCGGCATGAAGGCACGATTGGCGTTTTCAATGATTGCGTTCATCGACCCCGAGATTTTGTTGATCGACGAAGCACTTTCCGTGGGCGATGTCGCGTTTTCGAAGAAAGCAACTAGGCGAATTAGAGAGATCTGTGCGAGAGGGCGGATCGTAGTTGTCGTGTCGCATGGGCTAGATGCCATCAGCGAAATGTGCACAAGATGCATTTGGATGGAATCCGGACGTATCCGTCTGGATGGAAGTCCTCTCGAAGTCATCCAAGCGTACAAGAAATGGGTGCAAGAAATCGGAGAGAAAGAGGCCGTTGCAAAATATCATCGTCACATTAGGGAAGAGTCGTATGAAGAAGGGTGGGGTATAAGCAAACTTGAATGCTTCCGAAATGGTGAACCCTGGGCGAAACCTTTGCGTATCGGTGAGAGTGTTTCATTGCGTTGGTGCGTTCACCGGCCTTGTGGGATTCAAGATTTCGACATGCAGTTGTTGATCGAACGGCTTGACGGATTACTTCTCATTGACGAACGTTTGGAATGCGAAGGGTGGCAGTTCGCGGGCGACAAAGTCGAGCAGGAAGTTGAGATCCCGACCGTATTGGCTCAAGGAGTCTATAGAGCGCAGGTGGGGATTCTGCGTGAACAGGTAAAACTTGCCAGTCGCTCCTTGGTATTCGAGATCACCGATCCGGATCCCCCTAAGGGAGGAAGACCGGCGTTGCTCTCTTCATACACAATCACGGCGCACTAACCCAACACTATACGAAATCATGCTTGGATTTGAGGCGCGCGATCTTTCACTGATATTCGGGTTCGCCAGGAATCATCTCCGAGAGAAGCATATCGGTTCGATATTGGGAAGTTCCTGGAGCGTGTTGCAGCCTCTTCTCATGCTGGCTGTCTATACATTTGTGTTTGGTTTTGTCTTTAAAGTGAAGTTCCCGGGTGCTGAGACAACGTTTGGCTATACGGTATGGCTTCTTAGCGGATTTGGGCCTTGGATGGGTTTCACTGAAGCGGTCATGGCGTCCGCTGTCTCAATCACATCGGCTACGGGCCTTATAAAGAACGTTGCGTTCAAAACAGAAGTGCTGCCGATTGCAGCGGGATTGACCGGAACTCTTCCGATTGTCGTGAGTCTATGTTTTCTCGGCGTGTTGCTGGTCATCGATGGTAATACGCCGTCTTGGCATGTCCTGTTGCTCCCGCTCGTCGTCGTAAGCCAGTTTCTTTTGGTCGCATCCGTCGGTATTCCTTTGTCTGCAATCACCGTGTTTTTTAGGGATCTCACGTATGCATTGCCGAATCTATTGATGATTGTGCTCTTCATGTCTCCGATTTTCTATCCTGTGGAGAGTATGCCGCACGTTTTTCAAACGGTGTCAGCCTTTAACCCCATTTATATTTTGGTGGAGGCATACCGCTCGATTTTACTTTATCACCAGCCTCCTAATTTATTGGGCCTGGGGTATGTCTCGATTCTCGGAATAGTGCTGACTGCTCTTATGCTTCGAATGTTTCGCAGGGTTAAAGGGTATTTCGAATCTGTTCTATAAGCGGAGCGAGATGCTGAGGAGTAGAACCGCACTTCTACAATTCACCGCTTCCTTCTGTGGCGTCTCCGGTTGATGCAAAAGGTTATTGATGTTTAAGACCATTCGTCGCATATGCTCCCGCCTAATTGAACGCGTTCATCATGGGAAGGGAATGAGTGCGCCACTTCTTACCACACCGGTGAAGCGGTACATTGAAGCAACGCAAACCGGCGTTGACTCATATTGGGGTGAGCACACCGTTAACTCAAGGCCGTTCAGAACTCCACAGGAATCAGTGGACTATCTGGAGTGGAGATGCGAAGAGTATCCTTTACTTCGCGAATTCATGGGCTTGTATGGTCAGCATGATACACAGGTGGTTTTAGATTACGGGTGCGGGCCTGGAGATGACCTCATCGGTTTTCTGCTTCATACGAAAGCCAAGAAAGTGATAGGCATGGATATCTCTGAAAAGGCGTTGAGCCTTGCTGGACATAGAGTCGCGCTTCATAATATTTCTTCGGAAAGAGCGGAACTCGTTCAGATTTCTGACGCAGTCTGTAGGATCCCAGTAGAGGACCAGGTCGTGGATTACATCAATAGCGGCGGGGTCATTCACCATACAAGTACGCCAGATATAATACTTAAGGAGTTTTATAGAATTCTCAGGCCTCGTTCTCAGGCGCGCATAATGGTCTACAATCGCAACAGTCTCTGGTTCCATCTTTATACTGCCTACGACAAGATGGTCCTCCACAATGCTTTTCCAGGATTAACTCTTGAAGAAGCGTTTGCCAGGA is a genomic window containing:
- a CDS encoding class I SAM-dependent methyltransferase: MFKTIRRICSRLIERVHHGKGMSAPLLTTPVKRYIEATQTGVDSYWGEHTVNSRPFRTPQESVDYLEWRCEEYPLLREFMGLYGQHDTQVVLDYGCGPGDDLIGFLLHTKAKKVIGMDISEKALSLAGHRVALHNISSERAELVQISDAVCRIPVEDQVVDYINSGGVIHHTSTPDIILKEFYRILRPRSQARIMVYNRNSLWFHLYTAYDKMVLHNAFPGLTLEEAFARNTDGEQCPISRPYRPDEFIDLCCRAGFETEFLGGYLSRHELQLFQKLAGRALGDERLEKEHKMFLGGLTLDDKGYPLYEGKHAGIGGVYVLWKR
- a CDS encoding ABC transporter ATP-binding protein; this translates as MLSKVEQDLQRDSFPNIENVTDIVIECHNVCKRFQLVDAGDAWRIILGIEKIQKQFEALSDISLLVPKGKIVGVLGYNGAGKSTLLRILGRVYKPTSGVVYVNGEIAGLFELGGLSNRFLTGREYALRMLEYFGAEGGSVQALLADIREFSELNEHFERPISTYSSGMAARLYFATATALEKEIYLIDEVLSVGDEYFQAKCWKRIRERLTRGASGVLVTHDWSAVIKLCERSYVLDRGRITISGPSDEVIAQYLRLDAPPLNIARFGHMERSFQAETGQDLELTIPIEVFESANIEFAFSIEFLRLGFGWEILILSNYHSVTDAPGLRTIALRISRFPLTPNRYSLNLFLRKWNDDRTGVVVCDRRTWTSGNGLELNVKGSKEAALVRVPLKPRMVSKYASH
- a CDS encoding ABC transporter permease translates to MLGFEARDLSLIFGFARNHLREKHIGSILGSSWSVLQPLLMLAVYTFVFGFVFKVKFPGAETTFGYTVWLLSGFGPWMGFTEAVMASAVSITSATGLIKNVAFKTEVLPIAAGLTGTLPIVVSLCFLGVLLVIDGNTPSWHVLLLPLVVVSQFLLVASVGIPLSAITVFFRDLTYALPNLLMIVLFMSPIFYPVESMPHVFQTVSAFNPIYILVEAYRSILLYHQPPNLLGLGYVSILGIVLTALMLRMFRRVKGYFESVL
- a CDS encoding ABC transporter ATP-binding protein; translated protein: MPHIEVQNVVKAFPLGIVDSLVTFGKIICDIPLEGSAPAAKTAVNGVSLSIGSGERVGIIGQNGAGKSTLLHLIAGIASPTSGRVLVKGHVTSVLTLGVGIREELSGRENIYVDGELQGKARSETDLVIGDIIEFAELGEFIDRPVRTYSTGMKARLAFSMIAFIDPEILLIDEALSVGDVAFSKKATRRIREICARGRIVVVVSHGLDAISEMCTRCIWMESGRIRLDGSPLEVIQAYKKWVQEIGEKEAVAKYHRHIREESYEEGWGISKLECFRNGEPWAKPLRIGESVSLRWCVHRPCGIQDFDMQLLIERLDGLLLIDERLECEGWQFAGDKVEQEVEIPTVLAQGVYRAQVGILREQVKLASRSLVFEITDPDPPKGGRPALLSSYTITAH